GTatagaaattcaaattttatgcagatatacaaacacaatcattgatacatatacatagtagttacatatatacaattatctaaccgatatacatatataattgttgcgcttttatacaaacgaaTGTCTGCctgcgatttatacaaatctgatgttttgtttgctatggagcgcaattatacaaactatagtcatagtatacaaatataatttttatgtttgctaaacctaaaatttactcaataatttatatagaagttatgtatacaattttttaaaaaaaagtaaataacaaattggaccttttttttttttatattacttgaaaaaaaaaaaaggaatcttGTTTTCACCTTGAATGAGTATATCCACAATTTTATATGGTAGCAAAGGCAAAGCCAGTGAAATTCCCACCACAAGTTGTTACAACTGTCAATGTCACTTTAAAATAGCTCTGGAAATTCATGAGAAAACAGAACTACTGGAAACAATCTTGAAATAGCAAAGAGAATTTGTTAACTATTGTTGTTCGGTATGATGATTTCTGGGGCCCCTTATTTCTCTTTCCCTCCCATTTCCATTTCCAATAAATCCCCATACCCTAAACTTATTCCTGCTGgcattaattatgttatttgtTGCTCAACTTCAACTCCTGGATTGCCAGTTACAACAGGTAAAATCTTTGAAATTCGGTTTGTTATTGTGTACTAGGAAACAAGAATGTGTTGGAGGGTAAGTGGAAACACTAGTATTTATACTTATTGCTAGTCTTTTGTGTACATGGTGTAGTACTTGTATATGACATTAATATTGAATACTAATTAACTTTTAGCATGAATCTTAAACAGAAAGACTTAGGAATGATACTCCTTTGACTGGTGGAgcatttgattttgaaaaagcCACTACTTCTCTAACTAAAAAAGTGCTAGATTCACCCAAGAAAGTTACTATTGTACGCCATGGTCTCAGCTCTTGGAATGAAGAAAGTAGAGTTCAGGTTTGTTTCATCTACTCATTTTTATTCTTACGagtaagtttttaattcctttctGGTGTAAGGCCATGCTGTTATGTATAAAGCCGGGAGGCTCTGTAACAAGAGTGATGTTGCTAGTTTGAGCTACAAACACTCGAGAGTTTTTATTATCATTGGTTTTAAACACATGTGCCTTGTTAAGGACTTCAAATTCATCTTACATTACTGATGCAAGACTTATGGAACATtacatttttctaattaaaaccGGAGTGTTAATAGTGAAGCATGTTAAGGCTAATAATTCAAGTGTACTAATCTGATGTTGGACAGGGTATAACATTCTCCCGCTTGAGGCCTTGACATCCTCTCAGGCCTGATCCAAGATTCTAGAGTCAATTCCTGCTTCACATAGTATAAACACTTAGTCCTGCATGGGCTTGGCTCCCGCACTTTTGATCAACTCCTATTGCCTATATACTGTAGTACTTAACTCCAAATGGGACTTGACTCCCATAATTCCAGCTGGTTTATCCCAGCTCTAATACCATTTATTACTTATTAGGACTTGAGTCCATCCACTTCTTCtaacaatttcttttaattctCTCTCACTAAATGACTCGGGTTCTATCATGACTCAAAATGTTAATCCTGATTGTTGTGGTAAGGAACTCACATCTCATAACTTACTCTTTTTACTTGTGACTTGGGCTGTTCTATAGCCAGTAACCAAGTTGGTTGTACATGTAGGGAAGCTCAAACTTATCTATACTTTCTGAAAAAGGAACAATGCAAGCAGAAAGATGCAAGATGGCCTTGTCTGATATGCACTTTGACCAATGTTTCTCTAGTCCGATATCACGCGCCAAGGTTGGAATATGATGTTGTGTAATTTTCTTTTGCTTACTACATATGCAGTTATTAAGTGATATCAGCAATGTCTTCTGCAGACGACCGCTGAAATCATATGGAAAGGAAAGGAAGAGCCTCTGGTTTTTCTTGATTCCCTGAAGGAGGCCCATCTATTTTTTCTTGAAGGCATGAAAAATGGTCTGTTTCATTCATTGCTGAAATAATGTGATTTTACTATTACCACTTTTGAGTCACTATAACCTCAATATAGCAAAAACAGGATGGTATAATCAACTTTAGCTTGTGCATCCATTTAGATTACTCAACAGTATTAGTAGTTTTCTAAATGATGTTTAGTGTTTGGAGGCAGAGGATGCTAAGCGCATATATCCAAAGGAGTATACAACTTGGAGAGAAGATCCATCTAATTTTTGTGTAGATGGTGTATATCCTCTTCAAAAACTGTGGGGAAGAGCACATGAAGCATGGGAAGAAATTTTATTGACACCGGTATGTTCTTTATACTGCttaatttggattttttcgcGCAACAAAATATACTGATATAGATCATTGTTCATCAGGGAGAGCACTTTTTGGTTGTGACACACAAATCTATTTTACGAGCATTGATCTGCACAGCTCTTGGACTAGGACCAGAACGGTATGTCATAATGTTTAAGACCATACTTTTATCTCCAAAATCTTCTGATATTTCAGGCACATAAACATTAAAATAACCCTTTAGATATGACAGCCGACTTAGGCAAATGTAAGGATGTTAAAACATTGCTAGAGTATAGTAAACTTGCTTTGATCAGCATGATAATTTAATAAAACTTTCTTTCATTATTATGTAAATTACATTATAAAAGTTGGGTTCTTCAGCCACTATTCTTGACATGTCTAATTTTGTGTCGATTCAGGTTTCGTTCAGTGGATATACATAATGGAGGATTGTGTGTATTCAAATTCAACAAAGAAGGAGAAGCCATGCTTCAATCCCTGAACATGACAGCACATATGTATACTGATCACGTCTACCACTATTAAAATCGACAGGTACAATGACTGGACAGCAATTGTGTACTCTGCCATTGAAACGACATAGAACCACATAAACCAGAACTGTGTCTGTGTAGTATACGAATCGTTGAACTctcgaaaataattttttagttagAACAGCATCATAGGTTAAGAACACCAAGAAGTTGTAGCATGTTCTTGTGATTAAACAACTATGAAATTGATTGGAAATGCAGAGTTCATCAGTTCTTCCTGAATGAAATTTAGGTTGTTCTGTTACATGTTTATGTTCTCAGCTATCATTACTCAGGAAGGTAAAGTCAGACCGAAACTGAGACTATTTCTTTAAGATCCATTTTAGCTAGCGTTTGACCATAGAGCTTACATCAGAATTTGAAGATTTATCTTCAAAAATCCATTTGGCCAATGAAACTTAAGAATCtgatcttcaaatattttcaagttctcaTGATTAGATTAGATCTTTGTTGGTATTTATGAGGTAACAACAAGAATTAGATAAACTACTCTAATAACAACTTAGATTCTTGATTTTACCATCTTGAAAAGCATTACTTACAACATTAAACTGATCTTGACCAACAAAGAATCGCAGTATATAGTAAGGAGATAATCATACAAAACACAACAAAGATGTCTTGAAATCCTCTTTTCatactataatattttatagcAGTCATTAGTAAACACATAAATGAGTACAAAAATGACGAAAATAAAAGGCGATAAGGGTAATAAGTAAAATCTCCTCTCCATTGAAAGAGGAGGATATAATAAGTCTAAGCTTTGAGTGTGTAAAGATTAAGAACATtgtgaaaagagaaaagaagaagaagaaaatagagTATAGCAGCTGCAAAGCCAGCAATAAGAGATCCGGTAACACGGTCACAGAACTTTGGAACTTGGCCACAAATTGGTAGCCAACCTGCATGAGTATTTCCCTTTTTCCCCACTTGAGCTATTGCCAAACATGCTGATATGCTTGAGTCCAGAAGCAATGTCATAAGCTactccaaaatttaaaaagttgaaatCAGTTCAAGTCACaaaaatcaatgtaaaactatcaagaaaagatactaatttgtttgtctggtttttATTTGGCACCAAGTCTATAAGAcatttgaatcttgtggtcttaaactaaagatatgtagaatgtatcaaaatgtcttttaattttgtggtcttaaacatgtcagagttgacaaaaaagaaaagagacgctcttttttaaacagaccaaaaaagaaagtaagacaaaaaaattgaaacggagggagtagaaCATACTATATCTGTAATAAGCAGAATGCGTCCCAGCATCTTCTTGGTAGGGAAAAAGAGAACTATGAGGGAATAGGCACTTGCTAGTATATTCACTCCAACAAAGTACCTGAAACATCATCAACAACTTAATTATCTTAACCTGCAGGTCATGTTTACTAGtgtttgattcaaaatttagaCGTTATGAATTTCAAGTTGAAAGAATTGgttctgatatatatatatatattcacatataatttttttttactcttatcatattttcttttgtgCATACAAATGGAGTTTGATTGTGAAGTATTGAGTTCTGTCGAACCAACAAACTCATGATTGGATCAGTTGTCCTTATTGTCTCTCAATCAATTGGACATGTGTGATGATGGCACGTTCATCCCTAGTAGATGTTGAATTCCCTTGACTCCTTCGTGTGCTtacctttttatattttgaattcccTTATTGAAAACTCTAGTTCCATAGAAAGAATAATTATTTCAGAAGTACCGAAGATTACGATGAACTTACTTGAATGTTGGTGTGTTAGCAAATTTGGCTTCAAAGGTCATGCCCAAAACTTGAGCAGAGTCATGGCTAGTGACCATAATAATAATGGCTGTAACACTAGCCCCCAAGGCCAAAAACCTAAGCAGAAATATGGTAATCCTATTTGCCAAAGTCATTATGAATAGGAAAAGTGATAAATGGAGATAATCAATTAACAAAATCAAACACTAGTTTTTAAAGAAATGAGGCATAAAAATTGGTGTAGGGGAATTAAAGAAAGTGATCAAGATAGGTAGAATAATAAAGAgggatattttttttgtgttaggAAAAGGCAGATAAGTGGGTGGTAAACTTGTCTTCTTTAGGAACAAAGTGTCATGTTCTTGGTTACCTAATGAATGTACAAAATAAACTCAATGACATTTATTTATAGTGTTAGTACTAACAAAgagttaaatatttaattaatccTCTTAATTTCATGGAAGATTTGTACCTCCAGTGGCACACTTGGACAAAAAATCATTGACTCTATCTACCAATATATAAGTGTTTCTAATTGTAGGCTGGAAGAAGATTATTTAAAATCTTAATTTATAAGCAAAGTTTAATATGAATTTGTATTGTGTTGATGCATAGAAAAAAGGTTACAACTTGGGGTGTAATCGTCAGTTGAACTACCAATTAGTTAACTAATATATATGTGTACGGCGCCTCCCATATTTGTTACTAACGTGGACaatcttttttggttttttcttaTTCAAGTTTAAgtgatatattttgtttgtgttAATTATTTTGCTTTACACTATCAAATTGTCTTTACTTGTTATAATagataatttttgtatttttaaaagggaaaagggtctgatatacccttcaactttatcatttaGAGTTTATATatccctcgttatgaaagtggctcatatatgtccctattgttatacaaatgactcacatatacctttttcctctaacggaagtgaaaaaattaattttaatttaactttttaattatttttttaaaaaaataaaatcccatatgagtatatttaatcctcctcacatatatttctttttgacttctttttttgtgtttcAGCGACTAATTTAAAAGTTATtgttttgatggtcaaatttatttatgtttcactaatattcttgtaaaattcattatagatgacccaatttttttttcaaatacaaaaaactaaataacaatatagttgaaaaaattagttttatattataatatagccacaaaaaaatagttttaaatttttctctttacactaaggaatgaaagaaaaaaataaaataagaaactcaaataatgataatcaaacatgtcaaaaaatattttatgtataaaaaaaattaaaatataccttaaactttgctagaaggatcatatatacccctacatgaattttttcaaattaaaagtcaaaaatatatatttaaaactatttttgtgTACTTCCATTAAATTAATGGTATATGTGAGCTtattttgtaacggtagggaTATATGTGAGTTGTTTGTATAACGATAAGGATATATATGTGCCACTTACCTAACGAGAGACATATTAGCTTTAAATGGTAAAATTGAgaggtatatcagacccttttcttttttaaaattataaatcttACATTTTGCAGAGACTTACATGTGAATATTATTTGGATGAAGTGATAATGTAACCTTTTTTTATCCACTCAATATATTACActcaaattcaaacttttaTAATGTGAACATTACAAAATTGGGGTGGCCATTGGAATTATAGTAAATGGCCATAGCCGCTTCATGACGTGAAGCCGTAATATCTCGAAATTGACCAATAATATTACAAAATTATTCcttgtccaacaatacttgtccaataTTAACTTTGTAAACTTCTTAAAAAACTATAATTAAAAGAgtcattttattatatcaccctttgaatataataaatacaatgtcttgaaaaatataatagagaaataactataattaatgataagggtaaattaagAACTAAATGTAAAATTATCTATTGATTTCATTAAGTGAACAAGTATCGACATTGTTGgacatcccaaaatagtatagtggacaactattgttagaCGGAGTGAGCACTATTATTAAGGAAGTCTTGATTcagaggaaaataatttttttattttcttatatttcgttggtcaaatttattagaaaagtaaatgactttttaataaaagtaggaaaaatATGTTCTATAAGTGATATTTCATATTGATTATGTCATCCTCACACTTCAACACATCTTATCTTCACCCCACCCTATATATCCCCCACCGCCCAACCCCATTctatcataatatttatctaaacggtatgtaaataattttagaataacatatattttttcatacatatccacacaaaaataaataagaaattcaattatttatctATAAAACATGTTCTTTCATAGCGAACGCACCCCTAATTTTTTATATCATTACAAATTATGGGGACTTGAATTTACCGTAAaggaaaatttccaaaaaaaaaaaaatcgtaaaTTTTGCTATTCCATTAAAGTTTGCTTCAAACCACGACcttgtcatatatatatatccttattTTACCTATATTTGCTGCAATTGAAATTAGGTCTATATTTTCAAATCCATAAACTCTTCTTAGTACCATTTGATTGAACTATTTTCTCTTCAAACAGACtggtctttaatttttaccTACAAAAATCACACTTATATCTAGCGACACATAAATTCTTGAAATATATAGATATAACTTATCAGATATTATATTACGAAAGTATAAACATATGTCAtgcaaataaataataatttttaactcTTGATGGACAAAAATTAACGACATATACACAAAATAGGGACAAAAATGCGACCCTCGTAGTACACATGATACTTGATCcaaattgaaatttgattatttgaaagtgaacccttggcccaATCTGAGATACACAAAAGCCCAATTGGAAACAAATGCAAACTGGAAAGGCCCATTAAGCCCGTCTTCCTTGTTGCTAAAGCACTTCACAGTATTTGGGTGTAAAGTTTTAGCATTTGTTTTGTAAGCAATTTTCTGTTTTGAtttcttttggaaaaaatataaaagttatttttgtttatataattattaagtatattttttattcgtttattttttttctcgctgtatataaaaataagtttgatatcattcatcaaaattattgtATCATTTTGggtagatatttttttttttcgagCTTCTTCGATACTTACAATATTAAGGTTCTTCTTTGTGACTTAACTATAttgttttgaaattgagtttgacttattgtctaacttttaaaaatttgattcgttcataaatattttcaaatttaaaaatattaaatttacatattttggcttttgaaataaaaagtaatcTATTTGgcaattttttgtttgttttaaaatgcAATAACTATAAAATGGTAACTCATAAATTGAATGAGGTACTTTTCTGTGgcatatattaagaaaaaataatatgatattatCTTCaattcatcttaaaatcatcaCTGGGAGATCGAGGGATAAATAATGTAGCGGTTAAATTGCACctcaaataagaaaatataattgtgTTTCTAACAAGTTTTCACGTGGCACACCACATGGAAAAATGTCAAAATCTTCTTTTATATCAGGTGACTGTTAGAAGAGAGGGATAATTGTTAACCTTCAGATAATGACAACGACTTTTCAAGGAATATAAAAAATGTTCTATCATAAATAGTATAGTGGTAAAATTGctccaaataaaataatattgcgATTAGATTGCACCGCAAATAGAAACATCAAGTCGAATAGTTAAGTATAACAATCTTAAGTAGCTTTAAGGTAAAGAAGATAATTGCGTTTCTAATAAGTTTTCACATGGTACACCATGTGAAAAAATTACCGAAACTTTTTCCATGTTAGATAATCATTAAGAGAGAGGGATGTTTTTGAACCTTCAAAAAATGACAACGactttttaatttgaataatataacaaaaggaaatttaattattatttttcaataattaaGAGATTTATTTAACTCTCTTCCTTCGTTTTAACTAGTAGAGATATC
The Solanum stenotomum isolate F172 chromosome 12, ASM1918654v1, whole genome shotgun sequence DNA segment above includes these coding regions:
- the LOC125848064 gene encoding probable 2-carboxy-D-arabinitol-1-phosphatase, encoding MMISGAPYFSFPPISISNKSPYPKLIPAGINYVICCSTSTPGLPVTTERLRNDTPLTGGAFDFEKATTSLTKKVLDSPKKVTIVRHGLSSWNEESRVQGSSNLSILSEKGTMQAERCKMALSDMHFDQCFSSPISRAKTTAEIIWKGKEEPLVFLDSLKEAHLFFLEGMKNEDAKRIYPKEYTTWREDPSNFCVDGVYPLQKLWGRAHEAWEEILLTPGEHFLVVTHKSILRALICTALGLGPERFRSVDIHNGGLCVFKFNKEGEAMLQSLNMTAHMYTDHVYHY
- the LOC125848065 gene encoding CASP-like protein 1C1; translation: MTLANRITIFLLRFLALGASVTAIIIMVTSHDSAQVLGMTFEAKFANTPTFKYFVGVNILASAYSLIVLFFPTKKMLGRILLITDILMTLLLDSSISACLAIAQVGKKGNTHAGWLPICGQVPKFCDRVTGSLIAGFAAAILYFLLLLFSFHNVLNLYTLKA